In Amphiprion ocellaris isolate individual 3 ecotype Okinawa chromosome 3, ASM2253959v1, whole genome shotgun sequence, one genomic interval encodes:
- the LOC111567528 gene encoding uncharacterized protein LOC111567528, whose translation MDAVEEWKKDPSAHKLLNEKVLCKQNGKIGIVRTLHSLLKTQKTLQIQSITRSECAGSCPNLMMSRSEHADVRPVPVALTPQLPPRAHRPLCVSVSSDSSGRFKALETQEWKNNLKAQMEQAHSAGAASSTGSLERASLFCASASTTASSSGLSSPVEILNKSKSSSRFSLFSPPWNSSSESDSNPPSRSGSKKLRNYSRRAATGPAGARGPDTPEFKPSGPEHFQYSEPVISKVTDYIYVGNLNAAYNGRTLCRNNIDSIIDMSSVPGEPGPTLSLIPCTCSRGARHSWSRLKVDIGDVPDALGDGPALKQRCFEDINECINASTEKRKRVLVHCRDGFSLAPTCIIQYLMVKQNMRLIAAYELLRAKYPVNIRECHQNVLVSLETALRPGGNVDPECFKQAISRKVAWT comes from the exons ATGGACGCCGTAGAAGAGTGGAAGAAAGACCCGAGTGCACacaaacttctgaatgaaaaGGTGCTTTGCAAGCAGAATGGAAAGATCG GTATAGTGAGAACTCTTCACAGCCTGTTGAAAACCCAGAAAACTCTGCAGATTCAATCCATCACCCGCTCAGAATGTGCTG GTTCCTGTCCAAATCTAATGATGAGTAGGAGTGAGCACGCCGATGTAAGGCCCGTCCCCGTGGCCCTCACCCCCCAGCTCCCACCCAGAGCCCACCGAcccctctgtgtgtctgtttcctcCGACAGCAGTGGACGCTTCAAGGCTCTGGAGACGCAGGAGTGGAAGAACAACCTCAAAGCCCAG ATGGAACAGGCACACAGTGCAGGAGCTGCCAGCAGCACAGGTTCTCTGGAGCGAGCGTCCCTCTTCTGCGCCTCTGCTTCAACtacagcatccagctctggtcTGTCCAGCCCGGTGGAGATTCTCAACAAGAGCAAATCCTCCAGCcgcttctctctcttctctcctccctgGAACAGCAGCTCTGAGTCCGACTCAAATCCTCCGTCCCGGTCTGGCTCCAAGAAGCTGCGTAACTACAGTCGGAGAGCTGCCACAGGGCCGGCCGGAGCCAGGGGCCCTGATACGCCCGAGTTCAAGCCCAGCGGCCCGGAGCACTTCCAGTATTCCGAACCTGTCATCTCTAAGGTGACAGACTACATCTATGTTGGGAATCTGAATGCAGCGTACAATGGGCGTACGCTGTGCCGCAACAACATCGACAGTATCATCGACATGAGTAGTGTTCCGGGTGAACCGGGCCCCACTCTCAGCCTCATACCCTGCACCTGCTCCCGTGGTGCCCGGCACAGCTGGTCCCGCCTCAAAGTGGACATTGGAGATGTGCCAGATGCTCTGGGTGATGGCCCGGCACTGAAGCAGCGCTGCTTTGAGGACATCAACGAATGCATCAATGCCTCCACTGAGAAGAGAAAGCGTGTCCTGGTCCACTGTCGGGATGGTTTCTCTCTGGCACCGACATGTATCATCCAGTATCTAATGGTGAAGCAAAACATGAGGCTGATTGCTGCCTATGAGCTACTGAGAGCCAAGTACCCGGTCAACATCAGAGAATGCCACCAAAATGTGCTGGTGAGCCTGGAGACAGCGCTACGGCCTGGTGGCAATGTCGACCCAGAATGCTTCAAACAGGCCATTTCACGTAAAGTGGCATGGACTTGA
- the syt8 gene encoding synaptotagmin VIII: MLLIMSPIHQPPNSSQPLFFMELDAKNFTVTDHSTTTITFTTSASTNTTVSPAANFFNDLLNKIPLPRWALYTIFVAGGLLILLCCLCICIKCCCKGKKKKQQKKKDEQINLKGMDGKTTTALVQPDVGDVDYGSTKKRRGKLLYSLDYNVALSELTVGIKQANSLKAMDIGGSSDPYVKVYICPDKSKTCETKVFKNTLNPVYNEQFTFQLSKSTLLKSVVVMKVFDFNRFSKHEIIGELRVQLCNVDWNHVIEEWQDLAEPAKFEEENLGEICFSLRYVPTASKLTVVILEAKNLKGMDVGGSSDPYVKVQLALDKRKWKKRKTSIKRKTLNPYYNESFTFDVTFEQIQRINLVISVWDHDDISRNDALGKIFLGCDATGNQLRHWADMLSNPRRPVAQWHNLLSAEQVNSTLTLKKKIPIPSKLVENTRWSSK; the protein is encoded by the exons ATGCTCCTCATCATGTCTCCCATCCATCAACCGCCAAATTCTTCTCAGCCATTATTCTTCATGGAACTTGATGCAAAAAACTTCACTGTCACTGATcactccaccaccaccatcaccttCACTACCTCTGCCAGCACTAATACCACTGTCAGCCCAGCTGCTAACTTCTTCAACGACTTGCTTAACAAGATCCCAT TGCCTCGATGGGCGCTCTACACCATCTTTGTGGCTGGTGGTCTTCTGATTCTGCTTTGCTGTCTGTGTATCTGCATCAAGTGCTGCTGCAAaggcaagaagaagaagcagcagaagaaaaaggaTGAGCAGATCAATCTGAAGGGGATGGatggaaaaacaaccacagcgCTA GTTCAGCCAGATGTGGGGGATGTTGACTATGGTTCGACCAAAAAGCGGAGAGGAAAGCTGCTCTACTCACTGGATTACAATGTAGCTCTTTCTGAG CTCACAGTGGGAATCAAACAAGCCAACAGCCTGAAGGCCATGGACATAGGAGGAAGCTCAGACCCGTACGTCAAAGTGTACATCTGCCCCGACAAGTCCAAAACCTGTGAGACCAAAGTgttcaaaaacacactgaacccTGTCTACAACGAGCAATTCACCTTCCAG CTGTCCAAGTCGACCCTCCTGAAGTCGGTAGTGGTGATGAAGGTGTTTGATTTCAACCGATTCTCCAAACACGAAATCATCGGTGAGCTCAGGGTGCAGCTCTGCAATGTCGATTGGAACCACGTCATTGAGGAGTGGCAGGACCTGGCTGAGCCCGCCAAGTTTGag GAAGAAAACCTGGGGGAGATCTGCTTCTCTCTGCGCTACGTTCCCACTGCCAGCAAACTGACTGTGGTGATCTTGGAGGCCAAAAACTTGAAGGGCATGGATGTTGGAGGAAGTTCAG ATCCATATGTGAAGGTGCAGCTGGCTCTAGACAAGAGGAAGTGGAAGAAAAGGAAGACGTCCATAAAAAGGAAGACACTGAACCCTTATTATAATGAATCCTTCACCTTTGATGTGACATTTGAACAAATCCAG AGGATCAACCTTGTCATCTCTGTGTGGGACCATGACGACATAAGCAGGAACGATGCTTTAGGAAAGATTTTTCTGGGTTGCGACGCTACAGGGAACCAACTGAGGCACTGGGCTGACATGTTGTCCAACCCGCGGCGGCCGGTTGCTCAGTGGCACAACCTGCTGTCGGCTGAGCAGGTCAACTCTACCTTGACTCTGAAAAAGAAGATCCCAATCCCCAGCAAACTGGTCGAAAACACACGGTGGagttcaaaatga